A window of Mycolicibacterium fluoranthenivorans contains these coding sequences:
- a CDS encoding ABC transporter ATP-binding protein: MGIVGSAVDVEQVHSAAPPNADPVAAIGDLHVTFRRNGTDVHALRGVSLAVAPGEILGLVGESGSGKSVLGFGLLGLLPRQARIDGTISVAGSDMVHGDAKMLRKVRRLDLGAVFQDPMTSLNPTMRIGKQVAEAAGSEEEALRLLTAVGIPEPARRIRSYPHELSGGLRQRVMIAIAIAGDPELIIADEPTTALDVTVQAQVLTLLQGLRDEIGCSIVFITHDLGVAAQISDRIAVLYAGRIAEIGPTAEVLQAPAHPYTRGLLRSRLTLQTARGRRLAALPGSVPSPLVPLPGCAFAPRCELTTDDCTKTPPDPISVAPGRVSACLLPPERQAVSEAAPDGGPFAEQAVSPPDADPPAAIELADVLKTFAVARRGKLQALRGVTLRVGHGESVALVGESGSGKSTLLRVIAGLEKATSGTVKLAGEQRPQMVFQDAGASLTPWLSVGELIAERLRGTKMSRAQRREAVIEVLERVGLPAEVAKSRAGQLSGGQRQRVSLARATVVPPPVLLCDEPTSALDVSLAASVLNLIGDLRRKLDMSVVFVTHDLSVARVVADRIAVMYLGRIVEIGPAEQVIGDPAHPYTRALVDSIPDLGRESRVLAGEPASPLSPPTGCAFHPRCPISVDACNGDELDVRLEGFPGDPHQVACIERKAV; the protein is encoded by the coding sequence ATGGGCATCGTCGGTTCCGCGGTCGACGTGGAGCAGGTGCACTCCGCGGCGCCGCCGAACGCTGATCCCGTCGCCGCCATCGGCGACCTGCATGTCACCTTCCGCCGCAACGGCACCGATGTGCACGCCCTGCGCGGGGTCAGCCTGGCCGTGGCCCCCGGCGAGATCCTCGGACTGGTCGGCGAATCCGGCTCGGGGAAGAGCGTGCTGGGTTTCGGTCTGCTCGGGCTGCTGCCCCGTCAGGCCCGCATCGACGGCACCATCTCGGTGGCCGGCTCGGACATGGTGCACGGCGACGCCAAGATGCTGCGCAAGGTGCGCCGGCTCGACCTCGGCGCAGTGTTCCAGGACCCGATGACCTCGCTGAACCCCACCATGCGGATCGGCAAGCAGGTCGCGGAGGCCGCGGGCAGCGAAGAGGAAGCGCTGCGCCTGCTGACGGCGGTGGGCATCCCGGAGCCGGCCCGGCGGATACGTTCCTATCCGCATGAGCTGTCCGGCGGCCTGCGCCAGCGGGTGATGATCGCCATCGCCATCGCGGGTGACCCCGAGCTCATCATCGCCGACGAGCCCACCACCGCGCTCGATGTCACGGTGCAGGCTCAGGTGCTGACGCTGCTGCAGGGACTGCGCGACGAGATCGGCTGCAGCATCGTCTTCATCACCCACGACCTCGGCGTGGCCGCGCAGATCTCGGACCGCATCGCGGTGCTCTACGCGGGCCGCATCGCCGAGATCGGGCCGACCGCCGAGGTGCTGCAGGCGCCCGCCCATCCCTACACGCGTGGCCTGCTGCGTTCCCGGCTGACGCTGCAGACCGCGCGGGGCCGGCGCCTGGCCGCGCTTCCGGGCTCGGTGCCGAGCCCTCTGGTGCCGCTGCCGGGATGCGCGTTCGCGCCCCGCTGCGAACTCACCACCGACGACTGCACGAAAACACCCCCGGATCCGATCTCGGTGGCTCCCGGGCGGGTCAGCGCCTGCCTGCTGCCGCCGGAGCGGCAGGCGGTGTCCGAGGCCGCCCCGGACGGCGGACCCTTTGCCGAACAAGCGGTTTCGCCGCCGGATGCCGACCCGCCCGCGGCGATCGAACTGGCCGATGTCCTCAAGACCTTCGCGGTCGCCCGCCGTGGCAAGCTGCAGGCGCTGCGCGGGGTCACGCTGCGGGTGGGGCACGGCGAATCGGTGGCACTGGTCGGGGAGAGCGGCTCGGGCAAGTCCACCCTGCTGCGCGTGATCGCCGGTCTGGAGAAGGCCACCTCCGGCACGGTGAAACTCGCCGGCGAGCAACGACCGCAGATGGTCTTCCAGGACGCGGGCGCGTCGCTGACCCCGTGGCTGTCGGTCGGTGAACTCATCGCCGAGCGCCTGCGTGGCACGAAGATGTCCCGGGCGCAGCGGCGCGAGGCCGTCATCGAGGTGCTCGAACGGGTCGGGCTGCCCGCCGAGGTGGCCAAATCACGAGCCGGTCAGCTCTCCGGCGGTCAGCGGCAACGGGTTTCGCTGGCCCGGGCCACCGTCGTGCCCCCTCCGGTGCTGCTGTGCGATGAGCCCACCAGCGCCCTGGACGTCTCGCTGGCCGCCTCGGTGCTCAACCTGATCGGCGACCTTCGCCGCAAGCTGGACATGTCCGTGGTGTTCGTGACGCACGACCTGTCGGTGGCCCGGGTGGTCGCCGACCGCATCGCGGTGATGTACCTCGGCCGGATCGTCGAAATCGGCCCCGCCGAGCAGGTCATCGGCGATCCAGCCCATCCCTACACCCGGGCGCTGGTCGACTCCATTCCCGACCTCGGCCGCGAATCACGCGTGCTGGCAGGCGAACCCGCCAGCCCGCTGTCACCACCGACCGGGTGCGCGTTCCACCCGCGGTGCCCCATCTCCGTCGACGCCTGCAACGGTGACGAGCTCGATGTCCGCCTGGAAGGCTTCCCCGGCGATCCGCACCAAGTCGCCTGTATCGAACGGAAAGCGGTCTGA
- a CDS encoding ABC transporter permease, translating to MAIAISAPGLVRGGTRWRPSLPQSRSAIVNWTGFALVIAVTLVVIAVPLIAPHDPLTPVGLPLQAPGKNGFLLGTDSVGRDIFSRVLYGARSSWFAALAVVALGLFIGGLVGLIAGATGGWVDATLMRITDGFLSLPAPVLAIAVVAALGPGFLHTLIAVSIVWWPFYARLVRGEVARLAARPHVEAARLAGVSRFRLAGRHLLPGAVPNALVAASLDIGTLILTLAALSFLGLGQAAPAPELGADSARNLSYFLQQWWIPVMPGLGVLVLALVANISGDCLRNLMKTS from the coding sequence ATGGCTATCGCGATCTCGGCTCCCGGCCTGGTCCGCGGTGGCACGCGCTGGCGGCCGTCCCTGCCGCAATCCCGGTCGGCGATCGTCAACTGGACCGGATTCGCCCTGGTGATCGCGGTGACCCTGGTGGTCATCGCGGTACCCCTGATCGCGCCGCACGACCCGCTGACCCCGGTCGGGCTACCCCTGCAGGCGCCCGGCAAGAACGGGTTCCTGCTCGGCACCGACAGCGTCGGCCGCGACATCTTCTCCCGGGTGCTCTACGGCGCCCGCTCGAGCTGGTTCGCTGCACTGGCGGTGGTGGCGCTGGGGCTGTTCATCGGCGGGCTGGTCGGCCTCATCGCCGGTGCCACCGGTGGCTGGGTGGACGCCACACTGATGCGCATCACCGACGGATTCCTGTCGCTGCCCGCACCCGTGCTGGCGATCGCGGTGGTGGCCGCACTCGGACCGGGTTTCCTGCACACGCTGATCGCGGTGTCCATCGTGTGGTGGCCGTTCTACGCCAGGCTGGTCCGCGGGGAGGTCGCTCGACTGGCCGCCCGGCCGCATGTGGAAGCGGCGAGACTGGCCGGTGTCAGCAGATTTCGGCTCGCCGGCCGGCACCTGCTGCCGGGTGCGGTGCCGAACGCGCTGGTCGCCGCCAGCCTCGATATCGGCACCCTGATCCTCACCCTGGCCGCGCTGTCCTTCCTCGGACTGGGCCAGGCGGCGCCGGCGCCCGAACTGGGTGCCGACTCGGCCCGCAACCTCAGCTACTTCCTGCAGCAGTGGTGGATTCCGGTGATGCCGGGTCTCGGTGTCCTGGTGCTGGCGCTGGTCGCCAACATCTCCGGTGACTGTCTGCGCAACCTGATGAAGACGAGTTGA
- a CDS encoding ABC transporter permease, translated as MKTFIASRLGAMAAILVALTAVLFVLQNISPLDPVKAQLGAQASAQAVAARREALGLNDPVLVQFWHYLSGAVTGDLGTSYRTRHAVMSDLGSFFPATLELALSGLVIAILLAVLLAFSTTLKWRGAGVLRAVLFTGSSAPMFLLGIVGLIVFYQTFGWVPANGRIAVPNPPDGPTGLLTVDGLLHARFDVVADAVHHLILPALVIAIGPAVAIGRVLRSSLMTDIDSDYARTARAKGLSEGRIMAKHVLRNSVGAALSMTGLQVGLMFSGVLVVEQVFGWPGIGQYIAQSIPVADFPAIAGVTLMLGALYVFINTAVDLLQAAADPRIAVTGG; from the coding sequence ATGAAGACCTTCATAGCCTCCCGGCTCGGTGCCATGGCCGCGATCCTGGTCGCCCTCACCGCGGTGCTGTTCGTGCTGCAGAACATCTCCCCGCTGGATCCGGTCAAGGCGCAGCTCGGGGCACAGGCCTCGGCCCAGGCCGTGGCGGCCCGTCGCGAAGCCCTGGGGCTGAACGACCCTGTGCTGGTGCAGTTCTGGCACTACCTGTCCGGCGCGGTGACCGGCGATCTGGGCACCTCCTACCGCACCCGGCACGCGGTGATGTCCGATCTCGGCTCGTTCTTCCCCGCCACCTTGGAACTGGCATTGAGCGGTTTGGTGATCGCGATCCTGCTCGCGGTGCTGCTGGCGTTCAGCACCACCTTGAAATGGCGGGGTGCGGGGGTGCTGCGGGCGGTGTTGTTCACCGGGTCGTCGGCCCCGATGTTCCTGCTCGGCATCGTCGGGCTGATCGTCTTCTACCAGACCTTCGGCTGGGTGCCCGCCAACGGCCGTATCGCGGTACCGAATCCACCCGACGGGCCCACCGGGCTGCTCACGGTGGACGGTCTGCTGCACGCCCGGTTCGACGTGGTGGCCGACGCCGTACACCACCTCATCCTGCCTGCGCTGGTCATCGCGATCGGCCCGGCCGTCGCGATCGGGCGGGTGTTGCGCAGCAGCCTGATGACCGATATCGACAGCGACTACGCCCGCACGGCCCGGGCCAAAGGCCTCTCCGAGGGCCGGATCATGGCCAAGCACGTGTTGCGCAACTCCGTGGGCGCGGCGCTGTCCATGACGGGATTGCAGGTCGGCCTGATGTTCTCCGGTGTGCTCGTGGTGGAGCAGGTGTTCGGTTGGCCCGGCATCGGTCAGTACATCGCCCAGAGCATCCCCGTCGCGGACTTCCCGGCGATCGCCGGAGTCACCCTGATGCTCGGTGCCCTCTACGTCTTCATCAACACGGCCGTGGACCTGCTCCAGGCCGCCGCAGATCCCCGTATCGCAGTCACAGGAGGTTAG
- a CDS encoding cysteine hydrolase family protein: MPKQPLIVGNPVLVVVDMQESGDMPVEEVGIPHMAGYADRIGRARQLIDAARAADIPIVFFQEVHRANGIDFGRELDGVEGPHCIDGRPGTPLHPELLPDLDGPNREFHIVKRRYSGFIGTEFEIVLSGLKADTLILIGGLTDVCVHYTFADAHQRDFYVRVVEDCVGGSSEYRHDAALDAMEYLQTGAVRTTAEILDAFAGCRRQSGSGASLTTPVLEGAAR; encoded by the coding sequence GTGCCGAAACAACCACTCATCGTGGGAAATCCCGTGCTTGTCGTGGTCGACATGCAGGAGTCCGGCGATATGCCCGTCGAAGAGGTGGGCATCCCGCACATGGCCGGATACGCCGACCGGATCGGCCGGGCGCGGCAACTGATCGACGCGGCACGGGCGGCCGACATCCCGATCGTGTTCTTCCAGGAAGTGCACCGTGCCAACGGGATCGACTTCGGCCGCGAACTCGACGGTGTCGAGGGTCCGCACTGTATCGACGGCCGGCCCGGCACTCCGCTGCATCCCGAACTGCTGCCCGATCTCGACGGGCCCAACCGTGAGTTCCACATCGTGAAACGGCGCTACTCGGGTTTCATCGGCACCGAATTCGAGATCGTGCTGTCCGGTCTGAAGGCCGACACGTTGATCCTGATCGGCGGGCTCACCGACGTGTGCGTGCACTACACCTTCGCCGATGCGCACCAACGCGACTTCTACGTGCGCGTCGTCGAGGACTGTGTCGGTGGCTCCTCGGAGTACCGGCACGACGCGGCGCTGGATGCCATGGAGTACCTGCAGACCGGTGCGGTACGCACCACCGCGGAAATCCTCGACGCGTTTGCCGGATGTCGCCGCCAGAGCGGCTCCGGCGCTTCCCTGACCACCCCGGTACTCGAAGGAGCCGCACGATGA
- a CDS encoding ABC transporter substrate-binding protein yields MKKLRTIVAIGAATALMLTACGGSNSGGSSTPNAAPTDKVLHLSFLQDPGQPPDPDIYYAGQGLLLTTNTYEGLLQYKAGTDKPELEPLLATKWTASPDNKVFTFTLREGVKFHDGTPFTSAAVKASFDRRAAVNQGPAYMVTDVESVTTQGDYGVTVTLKAPNSAFLDYLACPYGPRMLSPEGLKKNGGSDNAQGYLTNHDLGTGPYTLTAAEVGSKYELTAFGDYWGAKPYFEKVELPVITDVSAQQLQFNNGQIAAILHDLPSSAVQSYLDNKSFTNYSLPSMMANYVYINPRKGMMTDAKNRTAVLQAIDVDELVKQTYFGRGKKAEQIYPPNMMAAEFGKQNVAHDPSVLSGIAGGLPADQKAVTIGYDSSNPDNQLISNLIQTQLAAAGLNAKVQAYPTSEIYGWVGSDGQSAPEIMTYVGWPDAPSPYTWGHISWDADGGLNFFGCSSPAVTAALAKGLPADSDADFSTAGEEAVKTGCWLNVADVNDFMVAQPWLKGVEQSHVVTNPNSLRLAALSVG; encoded by the coding sequence ATGAAGAAACTGCGCACGATAGTCGCCATCGGCGCGGCGACCGCCCTGATGCTGACCGCCTGCGGCGGATCGAATTCCGGCGGCAGCAGCACACCCAACGCGGCACCCACCGACAAGGTGTTGCACCTGTCGTTCCTGCAGGATCCGGGGCAGCCACCGGACCCCGACATCTACTACGCGGGGCAGGGTCTGCTATTGACCACGAACACCTACGAGGGTCTGCTGCAGTACAAGGCGGGCACCGACAAACCCGAACTTGAGCCGCTGCTGGCCACCAAGTGGACGGCCTCACCGGATAACAAGGTGTTCACGTTCACCCTGCGCGAAGGGGTGAAGTTCCATGACGGGACGCCGTTCACCTCGGCCGCCGTCAAGGCCTCCTTCGACCGCAGGGCGGCCGTCAATCAGGGCCCGGCGTATATGGTCACCGACGTCGAATCGGTCACCACCCAAGGCGATTACGGTGTCACCGTCACGCTCAAGGCGCCCAACTCGGCCTTCCTGGATTACCTCGCCTGCCCGTACGGGCCGCGCATGCTCAGTCCGGAAGGCCTGAAGAAGAACGGCGGCAGCGACAACGCGCAGGGCTATCTCACCAACCATGACTTGGGCACCGGCCCGTACACGCTGACCGCCGCCGAGGTGGGTTCGAAGTACGAGCTGACCGCTTTCGGTGACTACTGGGGTGCCAAGCCGTATTTCGAGAAGGTCGAGCTCCCGGTCATCACCGACGTATCGGCGCAGCAGTTGCAGTTCAACAACGGTCAGATCGCGGCGATCCTGCACGACCTGCCGTCCTCGGCCGTGCAGTCCTACCTGGACAACAAGTCCTTCACGAACTACTCACTCCCGTCGATGATGGCGAACTACGTCTACATCAACCCGCGCAAGGGCATGATGACCGACGCCAAGAACCGCACCGCCGTGCTGCAGGCCATCGACGTCGACGAACTGGTCAAGCAGACGTACTTCGGGCGCGGCAAGAAGGCCGAGCAGATCTACCCGCCGAACATGATGGCGGCCGAGTTCGGCAAGCAGAACGTGGCGCACGATCCGTCGGTGCTGTCCGGCATCGCCGGCGGGCTGCCCGCCGACCAGAAGGCCGTCACCATCGGCTACGACTCCAGCAATCCCGACAATCAGTTGATCAGCAACCTGATCCAGACGCAGCTGGCCGCGGCCGGCCTGAACGCCAAGGTGCAGGCCTATCCCACCTCGGAGATCTATGGCTGGGTCGGAAGCGACGGCCAGTCGGCGCCGGAGATCATGACCTATGTGGGCTGGCCGGACGCCCCGTCGCCCTACACCTGGGGCCATATCTCCTGGGACGCCGACGGCGGTCTGAACTTCTTCGGCTGCTCGTCGCCGGCGGTCACCGCGGCCCTGGCCAAGGGTCTGCCCGCCGATTCGGACGCGGACTTCTCGACGGCCGGTGAGGAAGCGGTCAAGACGGGCTGCTGGCTGAACGTCGCTGATGTCAACGACTTCATGGTGGCCCAGCCCTGGCTCAAGGGCGTCGAGCAGTCCCACGTGGTCACCAACCCGAACTCGCTGCGGCTGGCCGCGCTGTCGGTGGGCTGA
- a CDS encoding N-acyl homoserine lactonase family protein codes for MATLVRKSGVRRIILLTLGWEELPKSVSVYGAPPEERLREPVPGVLLQTDGGWVLLDTGFNTALVRDPALYRRFFPTVEYRPVLPGPGEPIEQRLAEVGVDFDAIHTVAVSHLHHDHAGGLKLFAGKVPVHAQRRELEYGLSNHPEPERHAIVRVDFDDPNIEWRLADGEAEIAPGITAVPTYGHTPGHQSFVVELDESVGGDGFVFAFDAADLTENIEHELAIGGFIDVDPQDTVEPIRRLKRLAADKGYQLIPGHDPHVWPELTQHFHDRFGPVGT; via the coding sequence ATGGCCACGCTGGTCCGCAAGAGTGGTGTGCGCCGGATCATCCTGCTCACGCTGGGTTGGGAGGAACTGCCGAAGTCGGTGTCGGTGTACGGCGCCCCGCCCGAGGAACGACTGCGCGAACCGGTGCCCGGTGTGCTGTTGCAGACCGACGGCGGGTGGGTGTTGCTGGACACCGGCTTCAACACCGCCCTGGTCCGGGACCCGGCGCTGTACCGGCGGTTCTTCCCCACGGTGGAGTACCGCCCGGTGCTGCCCGGGCCCGGCGAGCCGATCGAGCAGCGGCTTGCCGAGGTGGGGGTGGATTTCGATGCCATCCACACCGTCGCCGTCAGCCACCTGCACCATGACCATGCGGGCGGGCTGAAGTTGTTCGCCGGCAAGGTGCCGGTGCACGCCCAGCGTCGTGAACTCGAGTACGGGCTGTCGAATCATCCGGAACCGGAACGCCATGCGATCGTGCGGGTGGACTTCGATGACCCGAACATCGAGTGGCGCCTGGCCGACGGTGAGGCCGAGATCGCCCCCGGTATCACCGCCGTGCCGACCTACGGGCATACCCCGGGGCATCAGAGCTTCGTGGTGGAGCTCGACGAGTCGGTGGGTGGCGACGGTTTCGTGTTCGCGTTCGACGCCGCCGATCTCACCGAGAACATCGAGCACGAACTGGCCATCGGTGGATTCATCGACGTCGATCCGCAGGACACCGTCGAGCCGATCCGCAGGCTCAAGAGGCTGGCCGCCGACAAGGGCTACCAGCTGATCCCCGGTCACGATCCGCACGTGTGGCCCGAGCTCACCCAGCATTTCCACGACAGGTTCGGGCCGGTCGGAACGTGA